The sequence GATGCCGCCGCGTGCCGAGACCTGGTGCCCGACGAGTTCGGTTTTCCGGAACTGCTCGGACCAGTACGGCGAGAGGATGCAGTGCGCCGAGCCCGTGACGGGGTCTTCGTCGATGCCGACGCCCGGTCCGAAGAAGCGGCTCACGTAGTCCGTTTCGTCGCCCTTCGCGGTGACGAGCAGCCGTCCGGTCCAGGTGTGCTTCAGCTTTTCGAGGTCGGGTTTCAGGTTTTTGACCGTTTCGGCGTCGGGCAGGACGGCGAAGAGGTTCTCGACGCCGCGTCCGGTGTATTCGATCTCGACGCCGGGGAGGATGCCGGACAGGTCGTCGTCGGTGGCCGTCGGCGGGTCGGTGGGGAAGTCCAGCTCGACCCAGCCGTCCTTCGCCGTGGCGCGGAGTTCGCCGCTCTTCGTGGTGTAGGTCTGGTCGCCGCCGAGCACGTGCGTGGTGGCGAGGGTGGCGTGCCCGCAGAGGGCGACCTCGACCTCGGGGGTGAACCACCGGAGCGACTTGGGACTTTGTGAGGTGACGACGAAGGCGGTCTCGGCGTGCTTCATCTCGGCGGCGACGGCCTGCATCCAGGTGGGGTCGGCGGGCTCGTCCAGCAGGACGACCCCGGCGGAGTTGCCGGTGAAGGCCCGGTCGGTGAAGGCGTCGACGATGAAGAAGCGCATGCCCCCAATGTAGCCAGGGCGGGCTTCTCGGACCCGCTTCTCGTGACGGGATCGGGGAGATCTAAGGGGTTTCCCCGATGGTCGGCCGCACGATCTTCTCGCCGTCGGGCCCGCGTTCGGGCTTGAGGTCGAAGACCTCGTCGTCGACGGCGTACTTGTTCTTGTGCTCTTTGTCGTCGTCCTTCTTCTTGCCGGCCGCCGCGCCCGTCGCTCCTGCTGCGCCTTTGCCCTTGGCAGCCGCGGCGGCGGTGGCCCCGCGTTCGAGCCGCTCGCCGCTCTTGCCCACGCCGCTGCCCTTGCCCACGCCCTTGCCTTCGCTTTCGCCGGCCGCTCCCTTGGGCGTGCCGCCGGCACTGCCGGAAACGCGCGACCCGGCGAAGCCGCTGCCGGCCCGTCCGGGCTTGCTGCCGCCCCGAGTGGTGTCCCCGCCGCCGGTGCTGGTGCCCCCGGGAGTGGTCCCGGGCATGGCGAGGCCGTCGGGTGTCATGCGCGTGAAGCTGCTCGCCGCGGGGGCGGCGCGGAAGTTGGTGTTGCCCGCGAAGTTCCCGGGCCCGCCGGTGCCGCTGGTGCTGCCCGGCGGCACGAAGGAGGGCGGGGTCGTGCCTGGTGCGGTCCCGGTCGTGCTTCCGGGGACGTAGCTGCCGCTGGTGCCGCTTCCGCCGATGTTCGGGGTGCCGGAGAAGCCGCCGGTCCCGCCGGTGCCGCTCGTTCCGTGGAACCCGGAGACGGAGGTGGAGTCCCCTTGCCCAAGCTGCGGCGGCGGCGCGTAGGTGGGCTGGGAGCTGGCGGTTTCGTGGTAGGTGCCGTCGAGGTTCTGCAGCACCTGAACGGCCTGCTGGTGCGCGGCGTCGGCCTGCTGCTGCTTGACCTGGATGCCGGCCATGGTGCCGCTCATGCCGACGAGGTCGCCGGAGTTGTACTGCTGTTTCGCCTTGTCGAGTTCGGCTTGCTGGTTGAAGCCGGTGGGCTCGGGCATGTTGGTCTTGGCGTAGTGCGCGGCCGCGGACTGCTGGGAGTAGTGGTTGGACGCCAGCTGCATCGCGTTGCCGGTTTGTTCCGTGTGGCCGGCGGTGCTCTGGAAGAAGCTGTTCGCCTGTTCGGCCGCTGGTCCTTGCCAAGAGCCGCCCGCCGCGGTGGCCGCGTCGCGGAACTGGTTCGAGGCATCGGCGAGCCAGTTCCCGTAGACATTGGCCACCCGGCTGCGGTCGTTGAGGTCCTCGAGGTCCAGGTTCTGGTGCACCATGTCGTATAGGACTTCGTGCGGCTGGCTCGCGTAGTTCTCGTCCGGGGCCGGTGCCCCGGAACGGAGGGTTTGCCCTTCCTGCAGGAGCTTCCCTTGCGCGACCGAATAGTCCGACGCGGCCTGCTGGGTGAGCCGTTGGCCGTCGGCCCCATGACCATGGAGCTTCTGGGCGGTTTCCGCGTAGTAGTCACCCTCGGACTGGCGATGCTGCGCCCGGTGCGGCTGACTCATGGCTGGACTCCGTATCAGTTGGTCTTCGGCAGCAGCGGCTCGATCTTCTCCGCGAATCCTTCGACGAGCTTGCAGGCGTTGGCCGTGTCCGACCCCGAAGTCACCAGTACCAGGGCTCGGGACTGCGGTTTTACGTCCAGCCAGATACCGCACTGCCCGGGCGATTGCTGGGGCTCGCGTACTTCAACCGCCGCGCGTTCGTGGACCGTGCCTTCGCTCGCTTGGCTGGGGTTGCTCACGTTGTTCTTGTAACCTCGGCCAGGTTGAAGCGAAAGCGCCAGGTCGATCGGGCTCACGTCGCCTGCCCGCGGCTTGGTTGCGGCGCAACTTTCCTTCGCGTCGGCGACAGTCGGGACCGCAGCCGGAAAACCTTGGCCAGCAAGCGCTTGGTCCAGGAGCGAGCACGGTTTCATGGAGGCGAACGGATCGTCCGGGTCACCTGCGGATGTAGCCGCGCTGGACGGATCGGTACCGGCGGCGGTTGAACTCGGGTTTGCCTGGCCGCCGACCTGACTGGTACACGCGGCCAGGGCCAGCGCCGCACAGACGGCGACGGTCAAGATCGCGGTGATGCGGTGAGAAGTCACTTTTCCTGCAGATTCTTGTTCAGGTCGGCGAACGCCACCGCGTGGGCATCTTCGGTTTCGCGATAGTTCTTTCGTGCGATCACCATCGCCTCACGCGCGTCTTCGACGCCGCGTTTCATAAGGAGGAGGTTGGGAATCAACGCCTGCGGATCGCCGTCGGCCGCAATCGCGTTGAACTCGGCTACGGTCTTAGCGTAAGTGCTGCCGCCCATGCGGGCGGCTCCAGCGAGAACATGCACGTCCCGGAGCATCTTGTCGTAGCCGTCGATGAAGAAGTCGCAAGCTTTGATGTACGCCTGGAAACCTTCCTCGTTGACCGCGAACTGACCGCTCTCCGCGAGCGACTTCAGATGGCTGCCGCCGGTGCTGACCTGCTTGGCGGCGTCGGAATCCGTCGGTCCATCGAGCAGCCCCGACAGGAAGTTCGCCCCCGCGTCCCCAGCCGCGGGTGGGGGTGTGAACGAGCCCGGTGCGCCGAATTGCGAACCGCCCATGACGCCCTCCCCGTCGTCCGGCACCACCCTGCGTGGTCCCTTCGCACTGTACTAGTGACGAACCGGCCGCGTCAGTGGTTCCTGCCACGCTCGTGGAGCCAAGCGCGCAGGTGAGAACCATCCGAAGGGGTGAACGTCACTCGCGTCTCGTCGCCTGGCAGCGACTCGCTGAACATCAGGAACCGGCCGCCGTCGTTGTCGATGAACGTCGTCGTTCCCACCGGCTTCAGCGCTCCCGCGGACCGGACCGACAGCTCCACCGTGCCGTAGCGGTGCAGGGGCCAGGCCGAAAACTCCGCCGCCAGCTCCGCTTCACGCGCTGAACCGGGGGCGATGAACGCCAGCTCCGGCAGCGGCACCGGGGGGTACGCCGGCAGCATGCCGACCAGCAGGTCGACCAGGCGGTCCGGGCGGCTCTGGGCGAACAGGACCTCCTCGCCCGAGCCCGACAGCTCCGAAAACACCCCCAGCCCGTGGCCGATCGCCGCGCGGTAGAAGACCTGGCGGGTGTCCTCCGCCGCGCGGACGATGATCAGCACGTCCGGCTGGGTCCACGCCCTCAGCGTCTGCTCGACCTCGATGTCCAGCTTGTCCGGACCGGCCAGCCCGCGCGCCCGCATCGACTCCCAGGCCGCCGCCGCGATGCGGTCGTGTTCGGCCAGGGTGCGGCCCGCGCTGCGGATTTCGAACGGGTGCCAGTTCGCCGGGAGACCGGTGCGCCGGACCGCGGTGTCGACCTCCGTCAGGCCCAGTGAGAATTCCTCCGGCACGTCCCCGAGCGTAGCGGAATCGCCACCCGCCGCTTCAGATGTCGAGCTGGCGCACGCCCGTCTCGCGCAACGCCACCCGACTGGCCGTCGCCCGTCCGCGCAGGCGGACGATCTCGTGCGGCTGCAGGCCGATCGCGACGCCGAACGCCTCCACGTCCGGGAAGCCGCCCTGGCGACGGCGCAGCTCCAAGGCCGTCGTCACGCGCGACGGCGACAGCCCCGGCAACGTCGCCAGTTCCGGGCCCGAAGCCACGTTCACATCCACCAGCGTGGAAGCCACCGCGGGAGCCGACGTCGGAGCCACCGCGGGAGCCACCGTGGGCGGCGGCGCCAACGCGGGCATCGCGGCCGGGACGTACGCCTCGACGATGTCGTTCTCCCGCAGGTCCCGCGTCGCCAGCGCGACCGTGAACACCCGCGTCCCCGCGCTGTTCCGCACCGCCACCCCGTCCCGTGCCAGCGACAGGATCCGCAGGTCCGCGGAAACGACCGTGCTGCGCTCGTTGAACGTCGTCCCGATCGGCCGCAGCACCCGCGCCGAAGACCCGGCCGTGAACGCCGCGCCGCGCCCCTCCGGCACCTCGACCGCCGCCACGACGGAGCCGTTGCCCAGGTCGGTGACGCCGTGCACCACCACGGCCCCTTCGCGCCACTCCAGGGAGTCGTGCGCGGGCTCCTGGAACGCCACCAGCGCGTCGCCGGCCATGGGCGGCACGTCGCACTGGAAGCCCAGCAACACCGTGCCCGGCCGCCCGGCAGGCAGTTCTTCCACCGGGCCGGGACCGAACAGCCCGAGCACCCGCATCGGCTCGCCGGCCGGACGTCCGCCGCGCGTCAACGCCACCAGTGCCCCGGAACGCAGGACCCCGTCACGGACGACCACCGACGCGTGGAACCCCGTCAGCTGGTCGAAACCCGGCGCGAGCACCGAAGCGAGGCCCTCCTGGCGGCTGGTGTCCGGGCCGACGGCGTCGTCGGTGTACAGCTCCAGCGAGTCGCCCTTCACCAGATCGCGCCGCCCGACCGCGACGAAGACGTCCTTGAGGAACCCGGCGTCCGTGACCGCTTCGACGTCGCTGGAGAAGAACTTCTTCCGCACCATGATCCCGAGGCGCAGGTTGTCCGCGAGGACCCGGTCACCCCGCAGCAGCCGCGCGCGGGCACCGCGGACCGCCCGGCCCGCGCTGACCTGGCCGCCCGGGAGCTCGCCGAGGCCGGGGAGGGTGACGGAGTCGTTGAGCGCCTTGCCGAACTCGATCAGCCCGACCCTGACCTCGGTCACGACGTGGCGGCCAGCGTGACGCTGATCGACTGGTCGGCGTTCACCCGCTCCGACTCCACGACCATCCCGTTCGAAGCCGCGCGCGCCTTCAGTCGCGCGAGCACCGACTGCTGCACCTGGGCGGCGTACGCCTCGTCGACCGACAGCACCAGCCGCTGCGCTTCGGCCTCGGCGAGGCCCGGGCCGTCGACGTGCGCCAGCTGGACGCCTTCGGGACCGTAGACGAACGTGATCCGGCGCCCCTCCCAAGCTGCGACGACGGAGTTGCCGTCGTCGGTGACCTGCGCCCGCAGCCCGGTGAGCGCGCGGGCGAGCAGGTCGCGGTGCCGCATCCGGGTCCGCACGGTGACGACGCCGGGCTGCGCCTGCGCGTGCGCGGCGATCGTCGCGGCGTTGAGCTGGGCCAGTGCTTCGCTGCGCAGCTTCAGCGTGACACTCATCGGTGATCCCCTTCGAGCAGCGCTTCCAGTACTTCGGTGGTGGCGAACCCGTTCACTTCGATCCCGCCGTCCACCCCGATCGTCAGTTCCAAGCGGTTCGGCGTGGTGAAGATCGACTCGTCGTAGCGGTCGGTCAGGAAGTGGAACCGCTGGTTCACCGACCCCACCCACGGCCGCTCGGTCTCCGGCCGGTCCGCCAGGAAAGGCCCGTCCACCAGCAGATCCGTCGAGTCGAGCAGCTTCGACGGCGGCAGGTCCTCGAGGACGTGCCCGGTGAACGTCATCACCGAAAGCCCCGCTTCGCGCACGGCGGAAGCGAAGTGACCCAGCGGTTCGGGCTGGTCGAACGGCTCGCCGCCGAGCAGCGTGACGCCCTCGATCCCGGGAATCGCGAGGACGTGCGAAACCAGGTCCGGCCACGGCGTCAGCGTCCCGCCGCGCGTGGTCCACGTCTGCGGGTTGAAGCAGCCGGGGCAGCGCACCGAGCACCCCTGCGTCCACACCGCGCACCGCACACCGGGACCTTCGGCCGCGGTGACGTCGACGATCCGGTGGAGGTTCAGGAGTTCCATTGCTGCTGCGACGCCGTGTTCTCGGCCTCGGCGGACGTCCGGCGGTAGTCCTCGGTGAACTCCGACGACACCGTTTCCGCGCCGAGCAGGTCCTCGAGCAGCGGGATGTAGTCGAGGCACTTGGACCCGGTCACGCCGTGCGTTTCGGCGCTGATCGAGCCGTCCTTGGCGATGGTGACGGTCACGCGATGCGTCATACGTCGATCGTCCTTCCCCTCGGGGACTCCGGCGGCGGCGCCGCGACGGGAGCGGCGGTGCCGGCCTCGGTGGAGGTGTCCGTCGCTGCGACGGCCCGGGTCTCCGCCCAGTTCCGGATGGCCAGGATCTCGTCGGCCTGGGTGACCGACAGCGGCACGGTCGACTCGACCGCGCGCACGAGGTCGTCACGGCGCAGCGGCCGCTTCTCGGCGAACGCGTCGACCAGCCCGGACAGCACGGCCTGCTCGATCTCGGCGCCGCTGTAGCCCGCGCTGACGTCGGCGAGTTCGGCGAACAGCGCGTCGTCCATCCGCAGCTCACTGGCCACGAACGGGTCGGTGACGCGCTTGGCCAGGTGGATCCGCCAGATCGCGGCGCGCTCGGGCGCCGAGGGCAGGTCGACGAAGAAGATCTCGTCGAACCGGCCCTTGCGCAGGAACTCCGGCGGCAGCGAGCCGACCTGGTTCGCGGTCGCCATCACGAACACCGGCGCCGACTTCTCCTGCATCCAGGACAGGAACGTGCCGAACACGCGCCGCGCGGTGCCGCCGTCGCCCCCGCCGCCGGCGCCCGCGAGGCCCTTTTCGATCTCGTCGACCCACAGCACGCAGGGCGCGATGCCTTCCGCGGTGCGGATGACCGTGCGGATGTTCTTCTCGCTCGAGCCGACCAGCCCGGCGAAGACGCGCCCGAGGTCCAGCCGCAGCAGCGGCAGCCGCCACATGTTCGCGACGCAGACCGCGGACAGGCTCTTGCCGCAGCCGGGGACGCCGGTGAGCAGCAGCCCCTTCGGCGCCGCGAGGTTGTACGCCGACGCGGCGGGCGTCCAGGTGCCGGTGCGC is a genomic window of Amycolatopsis lexingtonensis containing:
- a CDS encoding PhzF family phenazine biosynthesis protein, whose amino-acid sequence is MRFFIVDAFTDRAFTGNSAGVVLLDEPADPTWMQAVAAEMKHAETAFVVTSQSPKSLRWFTPEVEVALCGHATLATTHVLGGDQTYTTKSGELRATAKDGWVELDFPTDPPTATDDDLSGILPGVEIEYTGRGVENLFAVLPDAETVKNLKPDLEKLKHTWTGRLLVTAKGDETDYVSRFFGPGVGIDEDPVTGSAHCILSPYWSEQFRKTELVGHQVSARGGIVRTRQDGDRVHLAGQAVTVLSGELHV
- a CDS encoding DUF3558 family protein, which translates into the protein MTVAVCAALALAACTSQVGGQANPSSTAAGTDPSSAATSAGDPDDPFASMKPCSLLDQALAGQGFPAAVPTVADAKESCAATKPRAGDVSPIDLALSLQPGRGYKNNVSNPSQASEGTVHERAAVEVREPQQSPGQCGIWLDVKPQSRALVLVTSGSDTANACKLVEGFAEKIEPLLPKTN
- a CDS encoding ESX secretion-associated protein EspG, yielding MPEEFSLGLTEVDTAVRRTGLPANWHPFEIRSAGRTLAEHDRIAAAAWESMRARGLAGPDKLDIEVEQTLRAWTQPDVLIIVRAAEDTRQVFYRAAIGHGLGVFSELSGSGEEVLFAQSRPDRLVDLLVGMLPAYPPVPLPELAFIAPGSAREAELAAEFSAWPLHRYGTVELSVRSAGALKPVGTTTFIDNDGGRFLMFSESLPGDETRVTFTPSDGSHLRAWLHERGRNH
- a CDS encoding ComEA family DNA-binding protein, coding for MTEVRVGLIEFGKALNDSVTLPGLGELPGGQVSAGRAVRGARARLLRGDRVLADNLRLGIMVRKKFFSSDVEAVTDAGFLKDVFVAVGRRDLVKGDSLELYTDDAVGPDTSRQEGLASVLAPGFDQLTGFHASVVVRDGVLRSGALVALTRGGRPAGEPMRVLGLFGPGPVEELPAGRPGTVLLGFQCDVPPMAGDALVAFQEPAHDSLEWREGAVVVHGVTDLGNGSVVAAVEVPEGRGAAFTAGSSARVLRPIGTTFNERSTVVSADLRILSLARDGVAVRNSAGTRVFTVALATRDLRENDIVEAYVPAAMPALAPPPTVAPAVAPTSAPAVASTLVDVNVASGPELATLPGLSPSRVTTALELRRRQGGFPDVEAFGVAIGLQPHEIVRLRGRATASRVALRETGVRQLDI
- a CDS encoding 4Fe-4S single cluster domain-containing protein — encoded protein: MELLNLHRIVDVTAAEGPGVRCAVWTQGCSVRCPGCFNPQTWTTRGGTLTPWPDLVSHVLAIPGIEGVTLLGGEPFDQPEPLGHFASAVREAGLSVMTFTGHVLEDLPPSKLLDSTDLLVDGPFLADRPETERPWVGSVNQRFHFLTDRYDESIFTTPNRLELTIGVDGGIEVNGFATTEVLEALLEGDHR
- a CDS encoding DUF2997 domain-containing protein, with translation MTHRVTVTIAKDGSISAETHGVTGSKCLDYIPLLEDLLGAETVSSEFTEDYRRTSAEAENTASQQQWNS
- a CDS encoding AAA family ATPase, which gives rise to MAGQGFRDELTQLLQARYPLLVVETHEEQRVLREIRAVAEDQQRLRTPRRVYVWSSTTGLAPAGGPPISDTRTAAAALERIYGWGEPAVFVFADLHPSLVSEGGHRPDPDVVRRLRELAAAFKTRPVPLSLILVSPSLPVPPELEHDATVVDFPLPDQRQIGELLDSMVAAHRQNVRISIDRDDRDMIVAAARGLTLPEAENAFARALVEGGGLDPSDLELILAEKRQAVRRSGMLDIVPAETSFDAVGGLDRLKRWLTKRTGTWTPAASAYNLAAPKGLLLTGVPGCGKSLSAVCVANMWRLPLLRLDLGRVFAGLVGSSEKNIRTVIRTAEGIAPCVLWVDEIEKGLAGAGGGGDGGTARRVFGTFLSWMQEKSAPVFVMATANQVGSLPPEFLRKGRFDEIFFVDLPSAPERAAIWRIHLAKRVTDPFVASELRMDDALFAELADVSAGYSGAEIEQAVLSGLVDAFAEKRPLRRDDLVRAVESTVPLSVTQADEILAIRNWAETRAVAATDTSTEAGTAAPVAAPPPESPRGRTIDV